One window of the Herbiconiux sp. L3-i23 genome contains the following:
- the secA gene encoding preprotein translocase subunit SecA, with translation MASVLEKVLRVGEGRTLRRLENYAKQVNHLEEDFTSLTDDELKNETVVLRERWANGESLDDLLPEAFAAVREASRRTLGLRHFDVQVMGGAALHLGNIAEMKTGEGKTLVATLPAYLNAITSRGVHVVTVNDYLASYQSELMGRVYRALGMTTGVILSGQTPAERREQYAADITYGTNNEFGFDYLRDNMAWQPQDLVQRGHHFAIVDEVDSILIDEARTPLIISGQASGEANRWFNEFAAMARRLQEGVDYEVDEKKRTVGVLESGIEKVEDHLGIDNLYESANTPLISFLNNSIKARALFKKDKDYVVMNGEVLIVDEHTGRILAGRRYNEGIHQAIEAKEGVEVKAENQTFATVTLQNYFRLYNKISGMTGTAETEAAEFMSTYKLGVVPIPTNRPMQRIDQPDLVYKNEQAKFDQVVEDIVKRHETGQPVLVGTTSVEKSEYLSRLLAKKGVRHEVLNAKNHAREAAIIAQAGRLGSVTVATNMAGRGTDVMLGGNAEFLAVAEMHSQGLSPVDTPDEYEAAWDDVFDRVKAEVKTEADKVIAVGGLYVLGTERHESRRIDNQLRGRSGRQGDPGESRFYLSLTDDLMRLFNAGAAEALMGRGGVPDDLAIESKVVSRAIRSAQSQVEARNAEIRKNVLKYDDVLNRQREAIYADRRRVLEGDDIHERTQAFLGSVIDEVLDAHTAEGNSEDWDFDALWVELKTLYPISITIDEVLAEAGTKGRVNRDFIRREIMSDAKIAYEKREESLGSPAMRELERRVVLSVIDRRWRDHLYEMDYLKDGIGLRAMAQRDPLVEYQREGYALFQTMMGQIREETVGYLFNLEVEVQQNPTGAVSAPVVAAKGLGGSPAPAQNLSYSAPSADNGGEVEVRNQRGQVNRAATAKARQKEAEQEQTLAPTTGRYNGGEQPTGGAPRQGGGAARPGGQRGAFGQQGGGAPAAPVNRAQRRAADKGKS, from the coding sequence TTGGCTTCAGTACTCGAAAAGGTGCTCCGCGTCGGTGAAGGGCGCACCCTTCGTCGGCTCGAAAACTACGCCAAGCAGGTCAACCACCTCGAAGAGGACTTCACGAGCCTCACCGACGACGAGCTGAAGAACGAGACCGTCGTGTTGCGCGAGCGGTGGGCGAACGGCGAGTCGCTCGACGACCTGCTGCCCGAGGCGTTCGCGGCGGTCCGCGAGGCATCCCGCCGCACGCTCGGCCTGCGCCACTTCGACGTCCAGGTGATGGGCGGCGCGGCGCTGCACCTCGGCAACATCGCCGAGATGAAGACCGGTGAGGGCAAGACCCTCGTCGCGACCCTTCCCGCGTACCTCAACGCGATCACGAGCCGCGGCGTGCACGTCGTCACGGTCAACGACTACCTGGCGAGCTACCAATCCGAGCTGATGGGCCGCGTCTACCGTGCCCTCGGCATGACGACCGGCGTCATCCTCTCGGGTCAGACCCCGGCCGAGCGCCGCGAGCAGTACGCCGCCGACATCACCTACGGCACGAACAACGAGTTCGGCTTCGACTACCTGCGCGACAACATGGCGTGGCAGCCGCAGGACCTCGTTCAGCGCGGCCACCACTTCGCGATCGTCGACGAGGTCGACTCGATCCTCATCGACGAGGCCCGCACCCCGCTCATCATCTCCGGCCAGGCCTCGGGCGAGGCGAACCGCTGGTTCAACGAGTTCGCCGCCATGGCCCGCCGCCTGCAGGAGGGCGTCGACTACGAGGTCGACGAGAAGAAGCGCACCGTCGGCGTGCTCGAGTCCGGCATCGAGAAGGTCGAAGACCACCTCGGCATCGACAACCTGTACGAGTCGGCGAACACGCCCCTCATCTCATTCCTCAACAACTCGATCAAAGCGCGCGCCCTGTTCAAGAAGGACAAGGACTACGTCGTCATGAACGGCGAGGTGCTGATCGTCGACGAGCACACCGGCCGCATCCTCGCCGGCCGCCGCTACAACGAGGGCATCCACCAGGCGATCGAGGCGAAGGAGGGCGTCGAGGTCAAGGCCGAGAACCAGACCTTCGCGACCGTCACGCTGCAGAACTACTTCCGCCTGTACAACAAGATCTCGGGCATGACCGGTACCGCCGAGACCGAGGCGGCCGAGTTCATGTCGACCTACAAGCTCGGCGTCGTGCCCATCCCGACGAACCGTCCGATGCAGCGCATCGACCAGCCGGACCTCGTCTACAAGAACGAGCAGGCGAAGTTCGACCAGGTCGTCGAAGACATCGTGAAGCGCCACGAGACCGGCCAGCCGGTGCTCGTCGGAACGACCAGCGTCGAGAAGAGCGAGTACCTGTCGCGCCTGCTCGCGAAGAAGGGCGTGCGCCACGAGGTCCTCAACGCGAAGAACCACGCGCGTGAGGCCGCGATCATCGCGCAGGCCGGTCGCCTCGGCTCGGTCACCGTCGCCACCAACATGGCGGGCCGCGGAACCGACGTGATGCTGGGCGGCAACGCCGAGTTCCTCGCCGTCGCCGAGATGCACTCGCAGGGCCTGTCGCCGGTCGACACCCCCGACGAGTACGAGGCCGCCTGGGACGACGTGTTCGACCGGGTCAAGGCCGAGGTCAAGACCGAGGCCGACAAGGTCATCGCGGTCGGCGGGCTCTACGTGCTCGGCACCGAGCGCCACGAGTCGCGCCGCATCGACAACCAGCTGCGCGGTCGTTCCGGCCGCCAGGGCGACCCCGGCGAGAGCCGCTTCTACCTGTCGCTCACCGACGACCTGATGCGCCTGTTCAACGCCGGCGCCGCCGAGGCCCTCATGGGGCGCGGGGGAGTGCCCGACGACCTCGCCATCGAGTCGAAGGTCGTCTCGCGCGCCATCCGCAGCGCCCAGTCGCAGGTCGAGGCCCGCAACGCCGAGATCCGCAAGAACGTGCTCAAGTACGACGACGTCCTCAACCGCCAGCGCGAGGCGATCTACGCCGACCGCCGCCGCGTGCTCGAGGGCGACGACATCCACGAGCGCACGCAGGCGTTCCTCGGTAGCGTCATCGACGAGGTGCTCGACGCGCACACCGCCGAAGGCAACAGCGAGGACTGGGACTTCGACGCCCTCTGGGTCGAGCTGAAGACGCTGTACCCGATCTCGATCACCATCGACGAGGTACTCGCCGAGGCCGGCACCAAGGGGCGGGTCAACCGCGACTTCATCCGCCGCGAGATCATGTCCGACGCGAAGATCGCCTACGAGAAGCGCGAGGAGTCGCTCGGATCGCCGGCCATGCGCGAGCTCGAGCGCCGCGTGGTGCTCTCGGTCATCGACCGCCGCTGGCGCGATCACCTCTACGAGATGGACTACTTGAAGGACGGCATCGGCCTGCGCGCCATGGCGCAGCGCGACCCGCTCGTCGAGTACCAGCGCGAGGGCTACGCCCTGTTCCAGACGATGATGGGCCAGATCCGCGAGGAGACCGTCGGCTACCTGTTCAACCTCGAGGTCGAGGTGCAGCAGAACCCGACCGGAGCCGTGTCGGCCCCCGTCGTGGCCGCGAAGGGTCTCGGCGGATCGCCTGCGCCCGCGCAGAACCTCAGCTACTCGGCCCCCTCCGCCGACAACGGCGGCGAGGTCGAGGTGCGCAACCAGCGCGGCCAGGTCAACCGCGCCGCGACCGCGAAGGCCCGCCAGAAGGAGGCCGAGCAGGAGCAGACGCTCGCGCCGACCACGGGCCGCTACAACGGCGGCGAGCAGCCGACCGGCGGAGCGCCCCGCCAGGGTGGTGGCGCCGCACGTCCCGGCGGCCAGCGCGGTGCGTTCGGTCAGCAGGGTGGCGGGGCTCCCGCCGCACCGGTGAACCGGGCCCAGCGCCGCGCCGCCGACAAGGGCAAGAGCTGA
- a CDS encoding helix-turn-helix domain-containing protein, which produces MNDTTSPGSIGRFLTLADTADVLNVSLSQAYAIVRSGELPAIKLGGNGHWRVEREVLESYIAAKYEEARRAALFNQGDYADIPEISADRFL; this is translated from the coding sequence ATGAACGACACGACGTCCCCCGGATCGATCGGTCGATTCCTCACCCTCGCCGACACGGCGGACGTCCTCAACGTCTCCCTCAGCCAGGCGTACGCCATCGTGCGCTCCGGTGAGCTCCCCGCCATCAAGCTCGGCGGTAACGGGCATTGGCGGGTGGAGCGCGAGGTCCTCGAGTCGTACATCGCCGCCAAGTACGAAGAGGCTCGACGGGCGGCCCTCTTCAACCAGGGCGACTACGCGGACATCCCCGAGATCTCGGCCGACCGTTTCCTCTGA
- a CDS encoding GerMN domain-containing protein: protein MSISRRLTRTALAAVAALSALALAACASIPLGGSVHAGTGVVSSDEQPFAFRPAGPTDGATADEILRGFIAAAVRPQDRYETAREFLTGDLVESWNPDAGAVLHESPNLVRDEGNGSFKLVVSVVGQVGRNGGYVEYGDGIESTLPFRLVQVDGQWRIAEAPDGVVLLQQTFERLYAQRTLYFYDAGFDYLVPDVRWFLNGADTPTRIVQALLAGPTPALVSPVLASAFPSGTALATDSVRTQSGGEVIVDLDAQVARADQTTQRLMKLQLTRSLVGGSVVAVQMRAAGVVLDVTDFAGGGPVVQDQIDPRAAVGVDGSFGWVVGGEIVPIDDLSAEVVALQPTAVSLDADAGRAAVLGTGGVSVAMAGGSTLLDQRGGLVAPVLDSRGYVWTVPSADPRALQAFDLDGAGAAVANGWNDLTAVVSIGVSRDGTRLLVYGDAGSAPVLRVYGVVRDADARPIGLSESWFDLVPLDGQPVQATWVDGTTVASLARSDSGDSRVILQTVGGRTESLSRPDRSVAIVGANGESGLRVMTETGELQALRGAGWQVTARDVLYVANQR from the coding sequence ATGAGCATCTCCCGACGACTGACCCGCACGGCGCTCGCCGCGGTCGCCGCCCTGTCCGCGCTGGCGCTGGCGGCGTGCGCGAGCATCCCGCTCGGCGGGTCCGTGCACGCCGGCACCGGCGTGGTGAGCAGCGACGAGCAGCCGTTCGCCTTCCGACCCGCCGGCCCCACCGACGGCGCCACCGCCGACGAGATCCTGCGCGGCTTCATCGCCGCGGCGGTGCGACCGCAGGACCGCTATGAGACGGCGCGCGAGTTCCTCACCGGCGACCTCGTCGAGAGCTGGAATCCCGACGCGGGCGCCGTGCTGCACGAGAGCCCGAACCTCGTGCGCGACGAGGGCAACGGCAGCTTCAAGCTCGTGGTCTCGGTGGTTGGGCAGGTCGGGCGCAACGGCGGCTACGTCGAGTACGGCGACGGAATCGAGTCGACCCTCCCGTTCCGACTGGTCCAGGTCGACGGCCAGTGGCGCATCGCCGAGGCCCCCGACGGGGTCGTGCTGCTGCAGCAGACCTTCGAGCGCCTGTATGCCCAGCGCACCCTCTACTTCTACGACGCCGGCTTCGACTACCTGGTGCCGGATGTTCGCTGGTTCCTGAACGGCGCCGACACCCCGACGCGCATCGTGCAAGCGCTGCTCGCAGGGCCGACACCCGCGCTCGTCTCGCCCGTGCTCGCCTCCGCGTTCCCGTCGGGAACCGCGCTCGCCACCGATTCCGTGCGCACCCAGTCGGGTGGCGAAGTGATCGTCGACCTCGACGCGCAGGTCGCCCGCGCCGACCAGACCACGCAACGCCTGATGAAGCTCCAGCTGACCCGCAGCCTCGTCGGAGGGTCGGTCGTCGCCGTGCAGATGCGGGCCGCCGGCGTCGTGCTCGACGTGACCGACTTCGCGGGGGGCGGCCCCGTCGTGCAGGACCAGATCGACCCGCGCGCCGCGGTGGGCGTCGACGGGTCGTTCGGCTGGGTCGTCGGCGGCGAGATCGTGCCGATCGACGACCTGAGCGCCGAAGTCGTCGCGCTGCAGCCGACGGCCGTGTCGCTCGACGCCGACGCCGGCCGCGCCGCGGTGCTCGGCACCGGCGGCGTCTCGGTGGCGATGGCGGGCGGATCGACGCTGCTCGACCAGCGCGGAGGGCTCGTCGCCCCCGTGCTCGACAGCCGCGGGTACGTCTGGACGGTTCCATCCGCCGATCCGCGCGCGCTGCAGGCGTTCGACCTCGACGGCGCGGGTGCCGCCGTGGCGAACGGGTGGAACGATCTCACCGCGGTGGTCTCCATCGGCGTCTCCCGCGACGGCACCCGACTGCTGGTCTACGGCGACGCCGGCAGCGCTCCGGTGCTGCGCGTCTACGGCGTCGTCCGCGACGCCGACGCGCGTCCCATCGGACTTTCGGAGTCGTGGTTCGACCTCGTCCCCCTCGACGGACAGCCGGTGCAGGCGACCTGGGTCGACGGGACCACGGTGGCGAGCCTCGCGCGCAGCGATTCGGGAGACTCGCGCGTCATCCTGCAGACCGTCGGAGGCCGCACCGAGAGCCTCAGCAGGCCCGACCGCTCGGTCGCGATCGTCGGCGCGAACGGCGAGAGCGGGCTGCGGGTCATGACCGAGACCGGTGAGCTGCAGGCGCTCCGGGGTGCCGGCTGGCAGGTCACCGCCCGCGACGTGCTCTACGTCGCCAACCAACGCTGA
- a CDS encoding Rv3235 family protein, which produces MPRLALPSDEQFAPQPTSSSDLPDPRMLVENLSRSAVEILAGVRELEQIGRWVDENVYRHMLKRVVLANRARAVKGSVATRPSITIGTVRIDSPRDGVVEASVVIHGRHRSRAVAMRLEGLDRRWRATALHVL; this is translated from the coding sequence ATGCCCCGACTCGCCCTTCCCTCCGACGAGCAGTTCGCGCCCCAGCCGACGTCGTCGTCCGACCTGCCCGACCCGCGGATGCTGGTCGAGAACCTCAGTCGCAGCGCCGTCGAGATCCTCGCCGGCGTCCGCGAACTCGAGCAGATCGGTCGATGGGTCGACGAGAACGTGTACCGCCACATGCTGAAGCGCGTGGTGCTCGCGAATCGAGCCCGCGCGGTGAAGGGCTCGGTGGCGACACGTCCGTCGATCACGATCGGCACGGTCCGCATCGATTCGCCGCGCGACGGCGTGGTGGAGGCGTCGGTGGTGATCCACGGTCGGCACCGGTCGAGGGCGGTCGCAATGCGGCTCGAAGGCCTCGACCGTCGCTGGCGCGCCACCGCGCTCCACGTGCTGTGA
- the hpf gene encoding ribosome hibernation-promoting factor, HPF/YfiA family, translating into MDITITGRGAGITDRFRGYVEEKAEKVEQLAERTLSFEVRLCRHHATNGTSGDDRVELTLIGPGPIVRAEAGGGDKYAAFDIAFDKLLERLRRAKDRRKVHKGSARLGTVRAVDHRDFRVGDIQPADSEVLRRVDPETGSIALVPEAEQVDGTVETRGDDYSPVVIRHKVFSSTPMSVDDALYYMELVGHDFYLFIDEETTRPSVVYRRKGWDYGVIHLDEAAAEHQETVTAARAMAR; encoded by the coding sequence ATGGACATCACCATCACCGGACGTGGTGCGGGGATCACCGACCGGTTCCGCGGTTACGTGGAGGAGAAGGCGGAGAAGGTCGAGCAGCTCGCCGAGCGCACGCTCTCGTTCGAGGTCCGCCTCTGCCGCCACCACGCGACCAACGGCACGTCTGGAGATGACCGGGTCGAGCTGACCCTGATCGGCCCGGGGCCGATCGTCCGCGCCGAGGCCGGCGGCGGTGACAAGTACGCGGCATTCGATATCGCGTTCGACAAACTCCTCGAACGGTTGCGGCGAGCGAAGGATCGACGGAAGGTGCACAAGGGGTCCGCGCGACTCGGCACCGTGCGCGCCGTCGACCACCGCGACTTCCGCGTGGGCGACATCCAGCCCGCCGACAGCGAGGTGCTGCGCCGCGTCGACCCCGAGACCGGGTCGATCGCGCTCGTGCCCGAGGCCGAGCAGGTCGACGGGACGGTCGAGACGCGCGGCGACGACTACTCGCCCGTCGTGATCCGCCACAAGGTGTTCTCGTCGACCCCGATGAGCGTCGACGACGCCCTCTATTACATGGAGCTGGTCGGGCACGACTTCTACCTGTTCATCGACGAGGAGACCACGCGGCCGAGCGTCGTCTACCGCCGCAAGGGCTGGGACTACGGCGTCATCCACCTCGATGAGGCGGCTGCGGAGCACCAGGAGACGGTGACCGCCGCCCGCGCCATGGCCCGCTGA
- a CDS encoding ComF family protein gives MPLPASLSDAVAEFAALLLPVACSGCGAADRAVCTDCARRFGRTVQTVVGGVPVVSAAPYDGAVARVLGAYKDGGRTDALPALSRALRGVLAEAATLHPAPPGALLVPVPSSARSLRRRGYAPVESIVHRAGLRAARRLRVARRVRDQGELGAADRASNVAGAFAVRGDVDGRVCIVVDDVVTTGATLREALRALTAAGADVPFAVTIAATPLRSADSRSPLP, from the coding sequence ATGCCGCTGCCCGCTTCGCTCTCCGACGCCGTCGCGGAGTTCGCCGCGCTCCTGCTGCCCGTCGCGTGCAGCGGATGCGGCGCCGCCGACCGCGCGGTGTGCACCGACTGCGCGAGGCGCTTCGGCCGCACCGTGCAGACCGTCGTGGGCGGGGTGCCCGTGGTCAGCGCCGCGCCTTACGACGGCGCCGTCGCCCGCGTGCTCGGCGCGTACAAGGACGGCGGGCGCACCGACGCTCTTCCGGCGCTGTCTCGGGCCCTGCGCGGCGTCCTCGCGGAGGCCGCGACGCTGCATCCGGCACCACCCGGCGCGTTGCTGGTGCCGGTGCCGAGCAGCGCCCGAAGCCTTCGACGCCGCGGGTACGCCCCGGTCGAGTCGATCGTGCACCGCGCCGGGCTGCGAGCCGCGCGCCGCCTGCGGGTAGCCCGCCGCGTCCGCGATCAGGGAGAGCTCGGCGCGGCCGACCGGGCGAGCAACGTGGCCGGCGCGTTCGCCGTGCGAGGCGATGTCGACGGACGGGTGTGCATCGTGGTCGACGACGTGGTGACCACGGGGGCGACCCTCCGCGAGGCGCTGCGCGCGCTCACCGCCGCCGGCGCCGACGTGCCCTTCGCGGTCACGATCGCCGCCACCCCGCTGCGTTCCGCGGACTCTCGGAGTCCGCTCCCCTGA
- a CDS encoding SAF domain-containing protein, translating into MRTEGDTMARSGRLRRVRVDSRLIIGATLVIGSVVGVVALVGALDSSVLVYSATRPLSVGDRIGSGDLAVADVRLGSLESGYVRAEELPAAGSVVLRPVDAGELIPLASLGSPDGLDVAAVVVQTEAALPRDVRPGGVVDVWSAAALDLGAYGPPKVLAPDATVVRTIEGSGSAVAAAVELLVARDDLAAVLAAIANADAVSLVPEGVALEESS; encoded by the coding sequence ATGAGAACGGAAGGGGACACCATGGCGCGGTCCGGTCGTCTGCGACGGGTCCGGGTCGACAGCCGACTGATCATCGGCGCCACTCTCGTCATCGGCTCCGTCGTCGGGGTCGTCGCCCTCGTCGGCGCGCTCGACTCCTCGGTGCTCGTCTACTCGGCGACGCGCCCGCTCAGCGTCGGAGACCGCATCGGATCGGGCGATCTCGCGGTCGCCGACGTCCGGCTCGGCTCCCTCGAGAGCGGGTACGTGCGCGCCGAGGAGCTGCCGGCGGCGGGTTCGGTGGTGCTCCGCCCCGTCGACGCTGGCGAGCTGATCCCCTTGGCCTCGCTCGGCTCGCCCGACGGACTCGACGTCGCCGCGGTGGTCGTACAGACGGAGGCGGCCCTCCCGCGCGACGTGCGCCCCGGAGGCGTCGTCGACGTGTGGTCGGCGGCCGCCCTCGATCTCGGCGCCTACGGGCCGCCCAAGGTCCTCGCCCCCGACGCGACCGTAGTGCGCACGATCGAGGGGTCAGGTTCGGCGGTCGCCGCGGCGGTCGAACTCCTCGTCGCACGGGACGATCTCGCCGCTGTGCTCGCCGCCATCGCGAACGCTGACGCCGTCTCGCTCGTGCCCGAGGGAGTCGCGCTCGAGGAGTCGTCATGA
- a CDS encoding nucleoside hydrolase, producing the protein MPRKILIDCDPGHDDAIALLLAHGDPAIELVGVTTVVGNQTIEKVTRNALAVAAVGGITDVPFAQGCGLPLIRPIENAESIHGESGLDGPVLPEPQIELDERHAVDLIIDTVMASEPGEITLVPIGGLTNIAIAARKEPRIVDRVREVVLMGGAYHEGNWGPVSEFNIVIDPEAAHIVFTAGWDVTMVGLDVTHKALATPPVREAIRAIDSAPARFADELLDFFAATNEREQGFAAPPVHDPCAVALVADPSIFTIERRPVSIELTGTHTLGMTVTDFRAPAPADCRTFVVTGIDADRFWGRVVEALRRL; encoded by the coding sequence ATGCCCCGGAAGATCCTGATCGACTGCGACCCCGGCCACGACGACGCCATCGCACTGCTCCTCGCGCACGGCGACCCCGCGATCGAGCTGGTCGGCGTGACGACCGTGGTCGGCAACCAGACCATCGAGAAGGTGACCCGCAACGCCCTCGCCGTCGCGGCGGTCGGCGGAATCACCGACGTGCCGTTCGCGCAGGGCTGCGGTCTGCCGCTCATCCGCCCCATCGAGAACGCCGAGTCGATCCATGGCGAGTCGGGGCTCGACGGCCCCGTACTGCCCGAGCCGCAGATCGAACTCGACGAGCGGCATGCGGTCGACCTCATCATCGACACCGTCATGGCGTCGGAGCCCGGCGAGATCACCCTCGTGCCGATCGGCGGCCTCACCAACATCGCGATCGCCGCCCGCAAGGAGCCGCGCATCGTCGACCGCGTGCGCGAGGTCGTGCTGATGGGCGGCGCGTACCACGAGGGCAACTGGGGCCCGGTGTCCGAGTTCAACATCGTCATCGACCCGGAGGCGGCGCACATCGTCTTCACCGCGGGATGGGACGTGACGATGGTCGGCCTCGACGTCACCCACAAGGCGCTCGCCACGCCCCCGGTGCGGGAGGCGATCCGCGCGATCGACAGCGCCCCCGCCCGTTTCGCCGACGAACTGCTCGACTTCTTCGCCGCGACCAATGAGCGCGAGCAGGGCTTCGCCGCCCCGCCGGTGCACGACCCGTGCGCGGTCGCGCTGGTCGCCGACCCGTCGATCTTCACGATCGAGCGCCGCCCGGTCTCGATCGAGCTGACCGGCACCCACACCCTCGGCATGACGGTCACCGACTTCCGGGCGCCGGCTCCCGCCGATTGCCGCACCTTCGTCGTCACCGGCATCGACGCGGACCGCTTCTGGGGCCGGGTGGTCGAGGCGCTCCGCCGTCTCTGA
- a CDS encoding aminotransferase class IV, with amino-acid sequence MPTTALAILNRPSLAAPAHREGAPDFELVDVDAPQVRVLDLGVTRGDGVFETISVGDGHPQALAAHIRRFAKSAAALDMPEPDPVVWEAAVRAAADALDPAHETYVKTVMTRGLEGDGRPTGWAYASHAPDHMRARTEGIRVVRLDRGYRHDVAQTSPWLLAGSKTLSYAVNRAVLREAARRDADDVVFVSSDGYLLEGSTSSLLLRFGDRLVTPGLDLGILPGTTQGDLFAFAETQGLSTEYALLGADELLEADAAWLVSSVRHAAPIRSVDGIARPVDSDFSAAVNSYLISRTE; translated from the coding sequence GTGCCCACCACCGCGCTCGCCATTCTCAACCGTCCCTCTCTCGCCGCTCCGGCGCATCGCGAGGGGGCTCCCGACTTCGAGCTCGTCGACGTCGACGCGCCGCAGGTGCGGGTGCTCGACCTCGGCGTGACGCGTGGCGACGGCGTCTTCGAGACCATCAGCGTCGGAGACGGCCATCCTCAGGCGTTGGCCGCGCACATCCGCCGCTTCGCGAAGTCGGCGGCCGCTCTCGACATGCCGGAGCCCGACCCGGTCGTCTGGGAGGCCGCGGTGCGGGCCGCCGCCGACGCGCTCGACCCCGCGCACGAGACCTACGTGAAGACCGTCATGACCCGGGGCCTCGAGGGTGATGGCCGTCCGACCGGCTGGGCATACGCATCCCACGCTCCCGACCACATGCGGGCGCGGACCGAGGGGATCCGCGTCGTGCGGCTCGACCGCGGATACCGTCACGACGTCGCGCAGACCTCGCCGTGGCTGCTCGCCGGCTCGAAGACACTGTCGTACGCCGTGAACCGGGCGGTGCTGCGCGAGGCGGCGAGGCGCGACGCCGACGACGTGGTGTTCGTCAGCAGCGACGGCTACCTGCTCGAGGGCTCGACGTCGAGCCTGCTGCTGCGCTTCGGCGACCGCCTGGTCACGCCGGGGCTCGACCTCGGCATCCTGCCCGGCACGACCCAGGGCGACCTTTTCGCCTTCGCCGAGACGCAGGGTCTCTCGACGGAGTACGCATTGCTCGGAGCCGACGAGCTCCTGGAAGCCGACGCCGCGTGGCTCGTCTCGAGCGTCCGCCACGCGGCCCCCATCCGCAGCGTCGACGGCATAGCCCGCCCGGTGGACAGCGACTTCAGCGCAGCGGTGAACAGCTACCTCATCTCCCGCACCGAGTAG
- a CDS encoding regulator, with translation MRIVFALAPDIEERLLGAAIAHRHEIVARPAGAAEITAVVTSLRPDALLVSAPALRPSIVEAADEHTVRLVAIASTAAERAHAEDLGAVDVVDAMSGWDAIESVLLGGRGAEPAPVERGAGRVVAVWGPTGAPGRTTLAVGVAAELAATGRRVLLIDADTHGAAVAPSLGLLDEASGIAAACRLAAAGGLDLAGLDRISTAVPVPAGSLRVLTGISRPARWPELSGDRVSEVIRAARHFADVVVIDAGFNLERDEEIVSDLFAPHRNAATLASLTDADHVVAVGAADPIGLARLLREHAELLEDIAPTSVSVVVNKVRAAAIGIDHRRQIVGALQRFGSIADAHLLPLDQRAVDAALAAGRSVIDVAPKSAIRVALSRFVETELLPALAGRNPPVRAAAPVSRFAPV, from the coding sequence ATGAGGATCGTGTTCGCGCTCGCTCCCGACATCGAGGAGCGGCTGCTCGGCGCCGCCATCGCGCACCGGCACGAGATCGTCGCCCGACCGGCCGGTGCCGCCGAGATCACCGCCGTCGTCACGAGCCTGCGGCCCGACGCGCTTCTCGTGAGCGCTCCGGCGCTGCGGCCGTCGATCGTGGAGGCGGCCGACGAGCACACCGTCCGCCTGGTGGCGATCGCATCGACCGCAGCCGAGCGCGCGCACGCCGAAGACCTCGGCGCAGTCGACGTCGTCGATGCGATGAGCGGATGGGACGCCATCGAGTCGGTGCTGCTCGGCGGGCGGGGTGCGGAGCCAGCTCCGGTCGAACGCGGCGCGGGCCGTGTCGTCGCGGTGTGGGGGCCGACGGGTGCGCCCGGTCGCACAACGCTCGCGGTGGGGGTCGCCGCCGAGCTGGCCGCCACCGGCCGCCGTGTCCTGCTGATCGACGCCGACACGCACGGCGCCGCCGTCGCCCCATCGCTCGGTCTGCTCGACGAGGCGTCGGGCATCGCCGCCGCATGCCGGCTGGCTGCGGCGGGCGGACTCGACCTCGCCGGCCTCGACCGGATCTCGACCGCCGTCCCCGTTCCCGCCGGTTCGCTGCGCGTGCTCACCGGCATCAGCAGACCCGCGCGGTGGCCCGAGCTGAGCGGCGACCGCGTGAGTGAGGTGATCCGGGCCGCGCGCCACTTCGCCGATGTCGTCGTCATCGACGCCGGCTTCAACCTCGAGCGCGATGAAGAGATCGTCAGCGACCTCTTCGCCCCGCACCGCAACGCGGCGACGCTCGCGTCCCTGACCGACGCCGATCACGTCGTCGCGGTGGGGGCCGCCGACCCGATCGGGCTGGCGCGGCTACTGCGCGAACATGCGGAGCTGCTCGAGGACATCGCCCCCACGAGCGTCTCGGTCGTCGTCAACAAGGTGAGGGCGGCAGCGATCGGGATCGATCACCGGCGGCAGATCGTCGGCGCGCTGCAACGATTCGGGTCGATCGCCGACGCCCACCTCCTCCCGCTCGACCAGCGGGCGGTCGACGCCGCGCTCGCTGCGGGGCGCTCTGTGATCGACGTCGCACCCAAGTCCGCCATCCGCGTCGCCCTGTCGCGCTTCGTCGAGACCGAACTCCTTCCGGCACTGGCCGGGCGGAACCCGCCGGTGCGCGCGGCGGCGCCGGTGAGTCGATTCGCCCCCGTCTGA